The Leifsonia xyli genomic sequence GAGGGCGCGCCCCGGCCGTTCCAGGAGACGATGAGCCGCTTCGGCGCGGAAGCCGCGCGGGAGACCATGTTGCATCCCTGGTTCTTCGACGTGCTGCACGTCGACGGCCGCGACCTGCTGGACGAGCCGCTGTCCGTCCGGCTGGCCGAGCTGGAGCGGGTCGCGGGCGAGCACCGCATCCCGGGCGAGGTCACGGCCGACCCCGCGGTCGCCGAGCGCGTGTCCGAGGCGGCGCTGGCAGCCGGGCAGGAGGGCGTCGTCGTCAAGGCGATCGACTCCCCGTACGCGGCCGGCCGGCGCGGATCGAGCTGGGTCAAGGTGAAGCCCGTGCACACCTACGACCTCGTCGTGCTGGCGGTGGAGTGGGGATCGGGCCGGCGGCAGGGGCTGCTGTCCAACATCCACCTCGGCGCCCGCGACCCCGAGGGCGCATACGGCGAGCCGGGCGGGTTCGTCATGGTCGGCAAGACGTTCAAAGGCCTCACCGACAAGCTGCTCGCCTGGCAGACCGAGCACTTCCAGGAGATCGAGGTGCGCCGGACGGCCGGGACGGTCTGGGTCGCGCCCACGACTGTGGCCGAGATCGCGATCGACGGCGTCCAGCGCTCGAGCCGGTACCCGGGAGGCATCGCGCTGCGCTTCGCACGCGTCAAGCGCTACCGCGACGACAAGGACCCCGGCGAGGCCGACACCATCGAGACGCTCCGCGGACTGCTGCGGGAGTAGCGGGCGCCGGCCCGTCGTACGATGACCGCATGACGACCTCCTCCCCCGCGTGGGGCATCCTGGGCACGGGCGGCATCGCCGGCGCCATGACGCGCGACCTGCAGCTCGACGGGCATACCGTCACGGCGGTCGGCTCCCGCAGTCCCGAGTCCGGGGCCCGCTTCGCCGCGGCGCACGGCATTCCGCGCTCCCACGGCAGCTACGAGGAGCTCGTGGCCGACCCGGATGTCGACGTCGTCTACATCGCCACCCCGCATCCGCAGCACGCGCCGAACGCCCTGCTCGCCCTCGCGGCCGGCAAGCACGTGCTCGTCGAGAAGCCGTTCACGATGGACCAGGCCGAGGCGCAGGCGATCGCCGACGCGGCCGCCGCGAACGGCCTCGTCGCGCTCGAGGCGATGTGGACGCGGTGGCTGCCGCACATGGAGCGACTGCAGGAGATCGTGAGCGACGGCACGCTCGGCGAGCTCCGCTCCGTCGTCGCCCACCACGACCAGCGCACCAACCCCGACCCCGAGGGCCGCATGCTGAACAAGGCCCTCGGCGGCGGCGCGCTGCTCGATCTCGGGATCTACCCGGTCTCGTTCGCGTGGGACGTGCTCGGCGCCCCGGACGAGGTGCTCGCCCTCTCGACGCCGACCGCGACCGGCGTCGACCGGCAGACGTCCATCCTCCTCGGCTACGCGAGCGGCGCCCAGGCGGCGCTGACCACCACCCTGGATGCGGCAGGCGACAACAGCGCGACCGTGCTCGGCACCGATGCCCGCGTCGAGCTCGACGCCACCTTCTACGCGCCCACGACGTTCCGCGTCGTCGACCCCGCCGGCCGCGTCCTCGAGACCTACGAGTCCCACATCGAGGGGCGGGGCATGCAGTACCAGGCCCGCGCGATCGAACGCCTGATCGCGGCCGGCGGCGGAGAGGATGCGCGGCTGCCGCTGTCGCAGTCGGTGGCGATCATGGGCACGCTCGACACCATCCGGGAGCGCATCGGACTGGTGTACTGATCCGCTGCCCTTCCGCCCGCCCGACGCCCGGCGTTAGAGTGCGGCTAGGGCCCTGGCCCAGCGGGAAGGAGCGTCGAGGATGACCGATCTGACCGGGCGGAGGGCGCTCGTCACCGGCGGCGCGAGCGGCATCGGGCTGGCGTGCGCCGAGGTGTTC encodes the following:
- a CDS encoding oxidoreductase; this translates as MTTSSPAWGILGTGGIAGAMTRDLQLDGHTVTAVGSRSPESGARFAAAHGIPRSHGSYEELVADPDVDVVYIATPHPQHAPNALLALAAGKHVLVEKPFTMDQAEAQAIADAAAANGLVALEAMWTRWLPHMERLQEIVSDGTLGELRSVVAHHDQRTNPDPEGRMLNKALGGGALLDLGIYPVSFAWDVLGAPDEVLALSTPTATGVDRQTSILLGYASGAQAALTTTLDAAGDNSATVLGTDARVELDATFYAPTTFRVVDPAGRVLETYESHIEGRGMQYQARAIERLIAAGGGEDARLPLSQSVAIMGTLDTIRERIGLVY